One region of Vespa crabro chromosome 15, iyVesCrab1.2, whole genome shotgun sequence genomic DNA includes:
- the LOC124429317 gene encoding protein SHQ1 homolog — MLTPRFEITQTDLEVTIIVHAPYANIKDVEIDVEGNDFRFYATPYYLRLMLPGEIEENHASSGRYDCEKGDFTLKFSKVNKGEFFPNLDMITTLLSPPKTKSTIVPNIEVIGNPANSEKIYKNSDEDNNEENDKEASNEWFIPQSIQSNNLILSINSPKYGFANKISGALIAFEPAWIKEIIDLPTPDKISEQERTFLRKKKELVDFDEQYYMADLMQPECIEPYIFYIPEWYNLRKEDITFNKDEIDLLKEFPNKEYLLDDKEIQSLLLSLIDILYGSCYNYRTTLGDNTVESGWTINKLSSTLCWFQNFSNMNEVINACIRRALCYPILRNWDLAIKVFEDVKQVVTLGKKYIIKRFCEIHSLFNNSYEPRYLLNQLYIKDYLIWLQSIPESLIESLTPILDNIHPNKEDMQLELLELEEAAYSVQKEGLVIENVIHDITGHIQNLTIHIAQSNKSSDSSTSTDSSDTDTDSESDSSSSSTTTSISLDSDDLTDTE, encoded by the exons atgttaactCCTCGATTTGAAATAACACAAACCGACTTAgaagttactattattgttcatGCACCGTATGCTAATATTAAAGACGTAGAGATTGACGTTGAAGGAAATGATTTTAGATTTTATGCTACACCCTATTACCTTag ACTAATGCTACCaggagaaatagaagagaatcATGCATCTTCTGGACGTTATGATTGTGAAAAGGGTGattttactttaaaattttctaaggTAAACAAAGGTGAATTTTTTCCTAATTTAGATATGATAACTACGCTATTATCACCACCCAAAACAAAAAGTACAATTGTTCCCAACATTGAAGTGATTG GTAATCCAGCAAAttcagaaaaaatatataagaattcggatgaagataataatgaagaaaatgataaagaagcATCAAATGAATGGTTCATTCCTCAATCAATACAATccaataatttaattctatcTATAAATTCTCCCAAGTATGGATTTGCTAATAAAATCTCTGGTGCCTTAATAGCTTTTGAG CCAGCAtggattaaagaaataatagatttgCCCACGCCTGATAAAATCTCTGAACAAGAACGTACATTCcttcgtaaaaaaaaggaattggtAGACTTTGACGAACAATATTATATGGCTGATCTTATGCAACCAGAATGTATTGAgccgtatattttttatataccagAATGGTATAATTTAAGGAAAGaagatattacatttaataaagATGAAATTGACTTATTGAAGGAGTTTccaaataaagaatatttattagatgataaagaaattcaatcgTTACTTCTAagtttaattgatattttatatggtAGTTGTTACAATTATAGAACAACATTGGGTGACAATACTGTTGAAAGTGGATGGACAATTAACAAGCTGAGCTCAACTTTGTGTTGGTTTCAA aatttttctaatatgaaTGAAGTTATAAATGCATGTATTAGAAGAGCACTTTGTTATCCTATATTAAGGAACTGGGATTTGGCTATCAAAGTTTTTGAAGACGTTAAACAAGTCGTAACATTAG gaaaaaagtatattataaaacgtTTCTGCGAAATACatagtttatttaataattcttatgaACCACGATATCTGTTGAATCAATTGTATATAAAGGATTATTTAATTTGGTTGCAAAGTATTCCTGAATCTTTGATAGAATCACTTACTCCTATTTTAGATAAC ataCATCCAAATAAAGAGGATATGCAGTtggaattattagaattagaagAAGCGGCATATTCTGTTCAGAAAGAAGGCCTTGTTATAGAAAATGTAATACATGATATAACTGGACATATACAGAATTTAACTATTCATATTGCACAAAGTAACAA atCATCCGACAGTTCAACTTCCACTGATAGTAGTGACACAGATACTGACTCAGAAAGTGATAGTTCTAGCAgtagtactactactagtatCAGTTTAGATTCTGATGATTTAACTGACAcagaatga
- the LOC124429328 gene encoding ATP synthase subunit g, mitochondrial translates to MANLSAKVTTLAKTLVEQAKPKLQVFQAYAKVELVPPKPTELPAVKKGIADLINAAKSGRYKELTVREAWLNTLVAIEVCCWFYIGECIGKRHIVGYKV, encoded by the exons atggcgAATTTATCAGCGAAAGTAACTACGTTAGCAAAAA ctCTTGTAGAACAAGCAAAGCCCAAACTACAAGTTTTTCAAGCTTATGCCAAAGTGGAATTAGTACCACCGAAACCAACAGAATTACCTGCAGTGAAAAAGGGCATTGCAGATCTTATTAATGCTGCTAAATCTGGTCGTTATAAAGAATTAACTGTGCGCGAGGCTTGGCTCAATACTTTAGTTGCTATAGAAGTATGTTGTTGGTTTTATATAGGTGAATGTATTGGAAAACGTCATATTGTTGGATATAAAGTGTAA